The region GTAGAGCGTAGCGTCTTCCACCGCATAGCGCTGAATGCCCAGTGGCTCCTGAAAGACCCGCACGGCCTGATCGTCTTCCCAGGCGGGGTGCATGCGGTACAGCACCAGGTTGCTGCATTGCTGTGCGGTGGTTTCCGGAATAAGAAACAGGTGCTGCGCCGAATCGAGTAGTTCGGCACGACCGAGGGAGGGGCCGCTGGGCGACGGCCGTGGCGTAGACGGCGTGGGAAGGGTCACGTGCGGATGACGCCACGACTGGACGAGCCGCGAACCGCCTTTGGCGACGAGCCAGCCCGAACAGGCCAGCAGGCAGGAGAGGAAACCGATGCGCAGGAAGTGACGTGCCTTTTTCATGGGTGCAGGGGGATAAAGTGAAAAAAGGTAGAGGTCAGCGCATATAGTTCGTAACGACGCGGGGGCGTGGATATTGGGCGAACGATTGGAAGAAGGCCCCTGAGCCTTTACTTTCGTCCCATGAATTATTGGTTAGTCAAGTCCGAACCCGAGGCTTTCTCGTGGGATCAGTTTGTGCAGGATGGCAAGGCGATGTGGGATGGTGTTCGTAACTATCAGGCACGCAATCACTTAAAGGCGATGCGTACCGGCGATCTGGTAATGTTCTACCACAGCGTGAGCGAGAAGGCCGTCCGGGGTGTCGGGCAGATCACGCGCGAATTTTATCCTGACCCTACCGTAAACGACGAGCGCTGGGTAGCGGTCGACCTCAAGCCGGTCTACCGACTGAAAAATCCCGTATCGCTGGCGACCATCAAACAGGACGAACGGCTGAGCGGCACCGCCCTGATTCGGCAGTCGCGGCTGTCGGTGATGCCACTCACCCCCGACGAATTCAACCGGATGCTGGAGCTGGGCGAGGCGGTCGAGTTATAAGCGACCAAGCAGCCACGTGTGTAGTTCCTCTACCGAATGGACCAGCGCGTCGGGGCGGAGGGAGGCCAGCTTTTTAGGCTCGGCAAGGGGCGTAAGCGCCACCGATACCACCGGAATCCCGACTTCCTGCGAGGCCAGAATGTCGCTCGGAGCATCGCCCACGTACACGGCCTGCGCCGGTTCCAGTCCCCACGC is a window of Catalinimonas alkaloidigena DNA encoding:
- a CDS encoding EVE domain-containing protein, whose protein sequence is MNYWLVKSEPEAFSWDQFVQDGKAMWDGVRNYQARNHLKAMRTGDLVMFYHSVSEKAVRGVGQITREFYPDPTVNDERWVAVDLKPVYRLKNPVSLATIKQDERLSGTALIRQSRLSVMPLTPDEFNRMLELGEAVEL